The Panicum hallii strain FIL2 chromosome 9, PHallii_v3.1, whole genome shotgun sequence genome has a window encoding:
- the LOC112876202 gene encoding uncharacterized protein LOC112876202 produces MEFMEPKDIDWSRVVSRYVRDETYEGIEAPHWADLTDPNAGRADVDDEAWFCRPDCRHPKTAEDFLKLSPSPKGKLLRSVSAMLPFGERDVNATNLRDGNSNLKWRGGGAGGPVATFTPPKPKAAPKKRFQEDSENQDPALATPPPRQAPSRPPFGAPRWNKNAKEAIKSSAEKRPGNAEKEALLNKHAPPRQLKSTLSARNLFSGKDILGQISEFYDELKRMVGAGGSRPVTDIQEENSSNPMNGSDTVEKVACDAGASDPVSSETAKKVARQETVQKSPSPMKGKKVGLKVEAGKQRSPYVLKEVKATPPTPQRFPSPSPNRIKNVKAGGMAAAGSPLKKPPKDKGTPSKDLENKKDAVRQPFGVKDMNNTRACDAEGSSSSMFWFLKPCTFLVE; encoded by the exons aTGGAGTTCATGGAGCCCAAGGACATCGACTGGAGCCGGGTGGTGTCGCGGTACGTGCGCGACGAGACCTACGAGGGCATCGAGGCCCCGCACTGGGCCGACCTCACCGACCCCAACGCCGGCCGCGCCGACGTCGACGACGAGGCCTGGTTCTGCCGCCCCG ATTGTCGGCACCCGAAGACGGCGGAGGATTTCCTCAAGCTGAGCCCCAGCCCCAAG GGCAAGCTGCTGCGCTCAGTGTCGGCCATGCTGCCGTTCGGCGAGAGGGACGTTAACGCCACCAATCTCAG GGACGGCAATAGCAATCTCAagtggcggggcggcggcgcaggcggccccGTTGCCACCTTCACGCCGCCGAAGCCGAAGGCAGCGCCCAAGAAGAGGTTCCAGGAGGACAGCGAGAACCAGGACCCTGCGCTGGCGACGCCGCCCCCGCGACAGGCACCAAGTAGGCCGCCGTTCGGTGCCCCTCGGTGGAACAAGAATGCCAAGGAGGCCATCAAGTCTAGTGCGGAGAAGCGACCGGGCAATGCTGAGAAGGAGGCGCTGCTCAACAAGCACGCCCCGCCCAGGCAGCTCAAGAGCACCCTCTCAGCGAGGAACCTCTTTTCTGGAAAGGATATACTTGGCCAGATTTCGGAGTTCTACGATGAGCTCAAGCGGATGGTTGGTGCCGGTGGGAGCCGGCCTGTCACAGACATCCAGGAGGAAAACAGCTCAAACCCAAT GAATGGGAGCGATACAGTGGAGAAGGTGGCTTGTGATGCTGGCGCCAGTGATCCCGTTTCCTCAGAGACGGCGAAGAAAGTGGCAAGACAAGAAACAGTGCAAAAGAGTCCAAGCCCAAT GAAGGGAAAGAAGGTGGGGTTGAAGGTGGAAGCAGGGAAGCAAAGGTCACCCTATGTGCTGAAGGAGGTGAAGGCAACACCACCGACTCCGCAGCGGTTTCCATCCCCATCGCCAAACCGTATTAAGAATGTTAAAGCTGGAGGAATGGCAGCGGCAGGCTCACCACTCAAGAAACCACCAAAG GATAAGGGGACACCTAGTAAGGATCTGGAGAACAAAAAAGATGCTGTGAGGCAACCCTTTGGGGTTAAGGATATGAACAATACTAGAGCTTGTGATGCAGAAGGGAGCTCCAGTAGCATGTTTTGGTTTTTGAAGCCCTGCACTTTCCTTGTGGAGTAG